In Paracoccus sp. N5, the DNA window CACATCCTTGGGGTCGAGGCGATCCGAATACCTCTCGTCCTCGATCTCGACCGGGTCGAGTTCCCAGACATGATGGGCATCTACGGCATCACGTGCGGAGCGCAGGGCCCTATTGCTTGACATCATGCTACCCGGGGCAGGGGGCGTCCCCGCTGCTGCCAGACTGTCGAGCATGGACATGCGCTTCTTCTTGCTGTCAGTCATCAGCGCCCCCAGGTTTTCTGGATGAGCTGGGCAATCTCATCGTTGACGGCATTCAGGCTTTCAATGGCACGGTCATAGGTCGTCCGGGTGAAGGCGCTCCGTTCGACCTCGTACAGGGTCTGCTTGGTCAGGCCGGCATCCGAGATGGCCGTCGACTTGAGCAACGGAGCGTTCAGGACCTTGTCGCCATACATTGTGCGCAGGAAGGCGACGATACGGTTCTGTGGCGCATCCGTCGGCTCGTAGCGGGTCAACAGATAGCGCATCCAGTCATGCGACATGTCGGCTCCGCTATCGGCGATGACATCCATGAGGTCGGCCGTCATCCTGAGGAACTGGCTCATCGACATCACGTCGAGCATCTCGGGATGGATCGTCACAAGAACACCCGTCGCGGCAGACAGCGCCGACATGGTCAAGAACCCGAGCTGCGGAGGACAGTCGATAACGACGACATCGTACCGATCATCGACCTGCGCCAGCGCTTCCTTCACACGGAAGAAGAACAAGCCCGCGTTGCCGCGAGACAGAGCCCGCGGCGTTTCGTGCTCGAACTCCATGAGTTCGAGGTTTCCGGGAATCAGATCCAAGTTTGGTATGTAGGTCTTGCGGATCACCTGGGCGATCGGAACAGGATCTTCGTAGCGGATCGCATCGTAGAGCGTGCCGCCGTCAAGCAGGTCAAATTCCGGCTGAACCCCGTGCAAGGCCGTGAGCGAGGCCTGCGGATCAAGGTCGATCGCCAAGACACGGTACCCCTTGAGGGCCAACCGTTGAGCAAGATGCGCCGAGGAGGTTGTCTTGCCGGACCCACCCTTGAAGTTCATCACGCCGATGATCTGAAGATGGTCACCTGCGCGACGACCAGGCAGGTAGTCTCCCGGCTTGCGAGCCGTTTTCTCCAGCAGTATCCGTAAGTTATGAACATCTTCGGCCGAGTAGTGCCGTCGGTTCCCCGATGAGACTTCGGGCGAAGGCCCCTTGCCATCAAGGTGAAGCTTTCTGAGGTATGAGTCGTTGACGCCCAGCAGAGCAGCAGCTTCCCCTGAGGTGAATTTGCGCATAGTCTTGGAAGCGTCGGGCGGGAAAAGGCTCTCACGCTGCGAATGCAGTTGCGCCGCCAGCAACTCAGAGTGCTGACGGATCACAGCGTTCAGGTCTTCCGGTGTATTGGCTCTGCTCATCTGCCCTCTCGCGTCCGTGTCGTGTTCACGGATTTTGGCGTTTAGTCGACCTTTTCCGTGACTATTGGCGGAGGACTCAGATTCGTGCAAGCACTTTCTAAATCTGGTGTCAGTCGCTTAGCGACGCACAAGAGTCGCTTGGGTGCGAAGGAGGACTTGTCCATGCGACCAGTGTGATATACATCAGTGGCCGTATATCCACACAGGAGGTCACGATGCAGGTCGCAAAATGGGGCAACTCGCTGGCCGTCCGTCTGCCCGCGGGGCTTGTCCGGGAACTTGGCCTCAAGGAAGGCGATCAGATCGACCTGATCAAGGACGACGGCCAAGTCAGAGTTCGTCGTCTGGCGCGTGCGGACGAGGTGCTGACGGGTCTGCGCCGCTTTCGGGGCAAGCTGCACGCTTCAGAACGCCTGAGCCGCGACGCTGCGAATGAGCGCTGAATTCGCGGACACGAATGTCGTTCTTTACCTGCTCGACGACGGCCCGAAGGCCGATCGAGCCGAGGCCATCCTGGGGCAGGAGCCCCGGATCAGCGTTCAAGTCCTGAACGAGGCGCTGGTGAACTGCCGCCGCAAGGCTGGCTTGAGTTGGGAGGAAGCAGCAGCATTTCTCGAAGGCGTGCGCGCCCTGTGTCCCGTCGAAGATCTGACTGTGCAGACCCATGACATCGGCCGCGCCTTGGGGGAACGCTACGGCTTCTCAATCTACGATGCGATGATCGTGGCCAGCGCTTTGGTTGCAGGCTGTACCACGCTGTGGAGCGAGGACATGCAAGATGGCCTGCTGGTGGAAGGCCAGCTTCGCATCGTCAACCCCTTTGCATGAGCGGACAGTCTCCGAGCATGGCGCTGGCCATAGCCCTGCAATCCTTCCATGGCGCGGAAGATTTGCAAGGTTGTTTGGCTATCCGAGCAGCCCCAGCCTCTCAGCCCGTTCCAGCAGCATCTTCACGGATGACGGTTGCCAGCTTGTCCGCCCACGGGGCGTGCGCTCGCGCATCGCTTCCAGCCGGGTGCAGATCGCCTGAAGCGTGATGTCGGGGTCCGCGCCCTTGATGGCAGCGACGATGGCAGGCAGGCGGTCGTCGGTTTCGCGGCGGTTGGCGCGGTCCAGTACCGTAGGCGGTAGGAAGCCGTCCCGGACATAGGCGTTGACCGCGCGCAAAAGGCGGCTTTGCGTCCATTGGCGCTCGCGGGGCAGGGGGCCGTTGACGATGCGCACTACGTCTTCCCAGGCCAAGTCCGGGCGCAGGCGACGGACATGGGGAACCCAGTCTTGCGCCGTCTCGTTCAGGCGTTCCATATAGCCCTCCTGCCGGGCCAGCCGCACCTTGCGCAGCGCCGCCGGATCCCGGACGCGCAGGCCCGGATTGCCGCCAACCCGGCCTTTGGTTCGTGCGCTGGCCAGCCCGGCCTTGGTGCGGTCGCGGATCAGGGCGCGCTCAAACTCAGCTGCGGCACCGAGGACCTGGAGGGTGAACTTACCCTGCGGGGAGGACGTGTCGATCGGATCGGTAAGCGATCGGAAGAAGGCGTTCTTGGCCTCCAGCCGTTCGATCACCTCGAGGAGGTGGGAGAGCGACCGCGCCAGACGGTCGATGCGCACCACCACCAGCGTGTCGCCCTTGCCGATCCGCTCCAGCACCCGCGCCAGCACGGGCCGCGCGCGGTTTCCGCCCGAGGCTTGTTCCTCGTGGATCTCGACGCAGCCTGCGGATTTCAGGGCCTGCGACTGGGGCAGGGGGGTTTGATCCTCGGTCGAGACGCGCGCGTAGCCGATCAGGGGCATCAAAACAGCCAGTTTGCAGTTTCATATACCGTCAATAAACGACCGTTTGTAAACGAATGCAAGAGGCGTTTCCCTCGTCGCGCTGAGTTCGGGAAGCCTTGTATCTATGGGCTGAAGCCCGCGAGAGGCGCTCCAGCGTTCTTGAAAAGACAGAGGCCTCAGGCGCCTCTATAGTAGAGAAAAACGCAGCCGCTCAAACTCCGTCGTCAAGGGCGCAAAATAGCTTTATAATGCGCGCATGAACCGATCTCGCCCTACAAACATGGACTATGACGAGATGCCTCTCGAAGACTTGGAGGCGTCCGAGGACCGGGATGACGCTGACCTCTGGTTCCTGCCAGGGCCGATGGAGGACGAACCGGTGTCGCGTTTGGTTCCCGATTTCAATTGAAGCGATTAGCTGAAACCTGAGCGGTCTGGTTGGAGCTTGGCATTTCAGCAAAGGCTCGACGGAAGGGCAGGGGGCTTACAGGCCTGCGGCCTTGGTCAGGTTCACCCGGAACCTGTCGCGGCGTCGCTGGTATCGGCGGGTCATCTCTGCGCTGGCATGACCAAGCTGCTTTTGAACGTAGCGCTCATCAACTTCCGCGCTGCTGGCAAGGCCTGCGCGCAGGGAATGGCCCGAGAACAGCCGCACGCGCTCGGCTTCAGGCAGATCAGGGCGTAGCCCGGCCTCGCGGGCGCAGGACTTGATCAGCCGGGCGACGTGCTTGTCCGACAACCGCTCGCTCGTAGCTTTCAGGCCGTTGCGTGACGTGGCGACGAAGATCGGGCCGAAGTCGATCCTTGCGTAATGCAGCCACTGCGTCAGGGCATGGACCGGGCAGGTCTGATCTGATGAGCCGCGGGCGATTTCGACCTCGCGCCAACCGGTCTTGCCGCGCAGGGTGAGGAGCACGCCGTCCTCCAAGATCTCGACCCAGCCGCCGGAGTCAGGCGTGTCATCCTTGCCGTGGTCGAGGCTGACAATTTCGGACCGACGCAGGCCACCAGCAAAGCCGATCAGCAGGATCGCCCGGTCGCGCAGGCCGCGCAAATCGTGGGGGAGGGTTGCCAGCATGTCGCGCAGGTCTTCCGGCAGAATGGCCTCTTTCTGTGCTGGTGGCCGTGCGTGCTTGCGGCGGATGCCAGCCAGGACGCTGGCAATGTGCCGATCTTTGCGGTCGAGCCGCTCTCCGCGCTGCGCATAGCCCCAGGTCAGGCCAGACAGCCGCCGTTCTATAGAGGAGGCCGAGAGGGCAGGTGCTTTGCCGCTCGGCGCTGCCAGATCGGCGATGTAGAGGCCGATCAGCTGGGACGACGAGGG includes these proteins:
- a CDS encoding AbrB/MazE/SpoVT family DNA-binding domain-containing protein, whose product is MQVAKWGNSLAVRLPAGLVRELGLKEGDQIDLIKDDGQVRVRRLARADEVLTGLRRFRGKLHASERLSRDAANER
- a CDS encoding PIN domain-containing protein; its protein translation is MSAEFADTNVVLYLLDDGPKADRAEAILGQEPRISVQVLNEALVNCRRKAGLSWEEAAAFLEGVRALCPVEDLTVQTHDIGRALGERYGFSIYDAMIVASALVAGCTTLWSEDMQDGLLVEGQLRIVNPFA
- a CDS encoding recombinase family protein encodes the protein MPLIGYARVSTEDQTPLPQSQALKSAGCVEIHEEQASGGNRARPVLARVLERIGKGDTLVVVRIDRLARSLSHLLEVIERLEAKNAFFRSLTDPIDTSSPQGKFTLQVLGAAAEFERALIRDRTKAGLASARTKGRVGGNPGLRVRDPAALRKVRLARQEGYMERLNETAQDWVPHVRRLRPDLAWEDVVRIVNGPLPRERQWTQSRLLRAVNAYVRDGFLPPTVLDRANRRETDDRLPAIVAAIKGADPDITLQAICTRLEAMRERTPRGRTSWQPSSVKMLLERAERLGLLG
- a CDS encoding tyrosine-type recombinase/integrase, which codes for MLDGMTETPEKSPSEPPERPDRHERDDSADTERDTIALPSHVAGSGTLDRLVETARDYARQAASENTLKAYTKDWAHFARWCRMRGADPLPSSSQLIGLYIADLAAPSGKAPALSASSIERRLSGLTWGYAQRGERLDRKDRHIASVLAGIRRKHARPPAQKEAILPEDLRDMLATLPHDLRGLRDRAILLIGFAGGLRRSEIVSLDHGKDDTPDSGGWVEILEDGVLLTLRGKTGWREVEIARGSSDQTCPVHALTQWLHYARIDFGPIFVATSRNGLKATSERLSDKHVARLIKSCAREAGLRPDLPEAERVRLFSGHSLRAGLASSAEVDERYVQKQLGHASAEMTRRYQRRRDRFRVNLTKAAGL
- the repA gene encoding plasmid partitioning protein RepA; its protein translation is MSRANTPEDLNAVIRQHSELLAAQLHSQRESLFPPDASKTMRKFTSGEAAALLGVNDSYLRKLHLDGKGPSPEVSSGNRRHYSAEDVHNLRILLEKTARKPGDYLPGRRAGDHLQIIGVMNFKGGSGKTTSSAHLAQRLALKGYRVLAIDLDPQASLTALHGVQPEFDLLDGGTLYDAIRYEDPVPIAQVIRKTYIPNLDLIPGNLELMEFEHETPRALSRGNAGLFFFRVKEALAQVDDRYDVVVIDCPPQLGFLTMSALSAATGVLVTIHPEMLDVMSMSQFLRMTADLMDVIADSGADMSHDWMRYLLTRYEPTDAPQNRIVAFLRTMYGDKVLNAPLLKSTAISDAGLTKQTLYEVERSAFTRTTYDRAIESLNAVNDEIAQLIQKTWGR